The Trueperaceae bacterium region CTAGCGCAGGAGCATCGGCCAGCAAGCTGTCAAGCTCAAGGTCTACCACGCGAGGAATGTAGCCGGCCACAGCCAAGTGTACACTTTTTACAGGGTCTACTGTACGAATATTACGAAGGCAGTTGAGCCGTTCTTACATCCGCAAGCTTGCTCGGAGCCTCTCCTTACGCAGACTGCCGAGGCCCGACCGATCGGCTTTGGGTTGGCCCTGCCTGCAGCGATGCCCGCGTCAGTGAAGCAGCATGGCACAACATCGCTTCACGTAAGGTTCCCGTCATGCGCCGGCGGCTACTGTTCACTCGTGACAACGGTGAGCCAACGCGCCAACCAGCTCGCCGAACCTACCGGCCCTCGCTACAACCAGGAGTGGCGCAAGACGCTGCTCGTCTTCATACCGTTCGGCGCCCTGGCCTTCTTCGTCGGCTGGGCGCTCGAGCAACCCAGCGGACAGGCGACCACGTTCGACATGATCGTCTACCCGCTGATGGGGTTCCTGCTCCTGGCCCTCGAAGCCGTGCTTGCCTTCGTGCCGCGAACCCTGGCCTTCGTCGTGCTGGCGATCATCGGCGGCGCGAGCACGTTCTTCTTCGCGAAGCTCGGTTGGCTGCTGTTCTTCTCGCCGAGCGAGACGGGGTTGCACGCGCAGTTCACGGAGACCCTCTTCTGGATCCCCGTCGTCTACCTGTTGTCGTTCATCTTGACCGAGGCCCGGCTCAGCCGAACCATCGTGCGGGTGTTCACGGCGGGCATGCTGCTGCTGGGCCTCGTCTACGCCCTGCCTGGTCTGCTGACCGGCACCACCAACTGGGGCGTCGTCTACACCCTCATCGAACTCAACCTCGCCAACACGGTGTTCCTGGCGCTCACATCGGCTTTCATCCGCCGCAAGGAGCAGCAGACGCTCACCAGGGCACGCATGGAGGAGGCCGAGAGACACGCCTACCGGGACGCGTTGACGGGCCTCGCCAACCGCGTTCAGCTCGACAAGGAACTCGGCAAGCTGCTCGAGAAGGCCACCGCCAACAACAGCCGCGTGGCGGTCCTCTATCTCGACGTAGACGGCTTCAAGGTCGTCAACGACACCCTCGGCCATGAGGCGGGCGACGAGCTACTGACGTCCGTAGCTGGACGTTTGCGGCAAGAACTCGACCAGGCCCACATCATGGCGCGCATGAGCGGCGACGAGTTCGTCATCGTGCTCGACGACGTGGAGAGCGCGAACGCCGCCATGTTCAACGCCAGGAAGCTCCAGGCCGCGTTGGTGACGCCGTTCGAGTTGCAGGGCATGTCGCACCACGTCAGTGCCAGCATCGGCATCTGCCTCTACCCGGACGACGCCTCCGACGGCCCCACGCTGCTACGCCACGCAGACTCGGCCATGTACCGCGTCAAGCGCTCCGGCAAGAACGGCGTCCAACGCTACCGCGACGACTCCGACGCGCAAGTCGAACGCCAACGCAACCTCGA contains the following coding sequences:
- a CDS encoding EAL domain-containing protein, whose amino-acid sequence is MTTVSQRANQLAEPTGPRYNQEWRKTLLVFIPFGALAFFVGWALEQPSGQATTFDMIVYPLMGFLLLALEAVLAFVPRTLAFVVLAIIGGASTFFFAKLGWLLFFSPSETGLHAQFTETLFWIPVVYLLSFILTEARLSRTIVRVFTAGMLLLGLVYALPGLLTGTTNWGVVYTLIELNLANTVFLALTSAFIRRKEQQTLTRARMEEAERHAYRDALTGLANRVQLDKELGKLLEKATANNSRVAVLYLDVDGFKVVNDTLGHEAGDELLTSVAGRLRQELDQAHIMARMSGDEFVIVLDDVESANAAMFNARKLQAALVTPFELQGMSHHVSASIGICLYPDDASDGPTLLRHADSAMYRVKRSGKNGVQRYRDDSDAQVERQRNLEGELRTALSSDNKQLSLVYQGIHDLNTGTMVRVEALARWHHPKWGHVGPNEFIPIAERSGLIVSLGEWVLREACRQSKAWEALSGHGVVVSVNVSAMQFAHPGFYRTVEAALEDHALLPELLELELTEGIVMHGVDHVVETLKRLQRLGVRIAIDDFGTGYSSFAYLRDLPIDTVKIDRSFIKDLGSPLQAPQFALALVEAITHVAKHLDLQIVAEGIETEAQHQVLRDLGCHLGQGYLFSRPEKAPDVRPFLQLAPNQTQAVTKTLVN